A single Candidatus Omnitrophota bacterium DNA region contains:
- a CDS encoding peptidylprolyl isomerase, which translates to MRKLFIVTGVLFFLEFSVVLPGRQAASAKDGLSSEALAEKGISAKEGDIAEVDKIVAVVGDEVITNSELATVLFSVYGEYKKKYSGGELAQKMDQVRRSVLSQMIEEKLILNAAEETDIEVTGQEIDEKIEALKKRFNSEKDFISALKKQGTSLRDLKKRFKREILKSKLIDQKVKMGITVSLKEIDDYYRSNPDEFIKPEMARIGSILVKPAGGQPGDWDSALAEMHRILSELNDGADFKELAKKFSQGLNAENGGGMGVIGRGQMLKEIDQAIFSLEPGEVSPPIKTKSGYCIFKLEAKHPGSVVEFENAQNTIKSIVFTEKFKIKFKKWIEGLKKDAYISIK; encoded by the coding sequence ATGAGAAAACTTTTTATAGTTACCGGGGTTTTATTTTTTTTGGAATTTTCTGTAGTTCTGCCCGGCCGGCAGGCAGCTTCAGCGAAGGATGGCCTGTCTTCCGAAGCGTTAGCCGAGAAAGGAATTTCAGCCAAGGAGGGCGATATTGCAGAGGTAGATAAGATTGTTGCCGTAGTAGGCGATGAGGTTATTACCAACAGTGAGCTTGCCACAGTTTTATTCTCGGTATATGGAGAGTATAAAAAGAAATATAGCGGAGGAGAACTGGCCCAAAAAATGGATCAAGTCCGGAGAAGTGTTCTGTCGCAGATGATCGAGGAAAAATTGATTCTTAATGCGGCTGAAGAAACCGATATTGAGGTAACCGGCCAGGAGATAGATGAAAAGATAGAAGCATTGAAGAAAAGATTTAATTCCGAAAAAGATTTTATATCTGCTTTGAAAAAACAGGGTACCAGCTTAAGGGATTTGAAAAAAAGATTTAAGAGAGAAATCCTGAAGTCTAAATTAATCGATCAAAAGGTCAAAATGGGAATAACCGTCAGCCTTAAGGAAATAGACGATTATTACCGTTCCAATCCGGATGAGTTTATTAAACCGGAAATGGCCAGGATCGGTTCTATCTTGGTTAAACCGGCCGGCGGCCAACCCGGAGATTGGGACAGCGCCTTAGCTGAAATGCACAGGATATTGTCTGAATTAAATGATGGCGCTGATTTTAAAGAGTTAGCCAAAAAATTTTCTCAGGGCTTGAACGCAGAAAACGGAGGAGGCATGGGTGTTATCGGCCGGGGGCAGATGCTGAAAGAAATAGACCAGGCTATATTTAGTTTAGAACCGGGAGAAGTGTCTCCGCCGATTAAAACTAAGTCGGGATATTGTATTTTTAAATTAGAAGCCAAACATCCCGGTTCGGTTGTAGAGTTTGAAAACGCCCAAAACACAATAAAAAGCATTGTGTTTACAGAGAAATTTAAGATCAAATTTAAAAAGTGGATTGAAGGCCTAAAAAAAGATGCCTATATCTCGATCAAATAG
- the mdh gene encoding malate dehydrogenase, giving the protein MKVSIIGAGNVGTMTAMRIAEGGLADVILLDVAKGLSLGKALDLSHASSIIGHNQRIEGTEQYEDIKDSQIVIITAGITRSPDMTREDLFIKNSRIVKDVTGKIKIYAPDSIIIVVTNPLDIMSYLAYRVSGFGAKKVFGMAGILDSARFNWFISQELNLPVGEIKTIVLGGHGDSMVCLPRFSTAGAKPITELLSGQKINRIIDRTRRAGAEIVSFLGRGSAYLAPSAAIYTMVRSIILDQKKTFPVSAYLEGQYGLKGIYLGAPVKLGRNGAEEIVELALNKQELQSLHKSADVIRKGIENLMSIP; this is encoded by the coding sequence ATGAAGGTTAGTATCATCGGAGCTGGAAATGTCGGGACAATGACAGCGATGAGGATCGCTGAGGGAGGACTGGCGGATGTCATCTTGCTGGATGTTGCAAAAGGCCTTTCTTTAGGAAAGGCGCTGGATCTATCCCACGCTTCGAGTATCATTGGCCATAATCAAAGGATCGAAGGAACTGAGCAGTATGAAGATATCAAAGATTCTCAGATAGTTATAATTACTGCGGGCATTACCAGGTCTCCGGACATGACCAGAGAAGATTTATTTATTAAAAATTCCCGGATTGTTAAAGATGTGACAGGGAAGATAAAGATATATGCTCCGGATTCTATAATAATCGTAGTTACCAACCCCCTGGATATAATGAGTTATCTGGCTTATCGGGTAAGCGGGTTTGGAGCAAAAAAGGTTTTTGGCATGGCTGGTATACTGGATTCAGCCAGGTTTAACTGGTTCATATCTCAAGAGTTGAACCTGCCCGTTGGCGAGATTAAGACGATTGTCTTAGGCGGGCACGGAGATTCTATGGTTTGCCTTCCCCGGTTTTCAACCGCCGGCGCTAAACCGATAACAGAATTGCTTAGCGGGCAGAAAATAAATAGGATTATAGACCGCACCCGCAGAGCCGGGGCTGAGATTGTTTCTTTTTTAGGCCGGGGAAGCGCGTATCTTGCGCCTTCAGCTGCAATTTATACTATGGTCAGGTCAATAATCCTTGATCAAAAAAAGACTTTTCCGGTTTCGGCCTATCTTGAGGGCCAGTATGGCCTAAAGGGTATTTATTTAGGCGCGCCGGTCAAGCTTGGCAGAAATGGAGCAGAGGAAATTGTTGAATTAGCGTTGAATAAACAAGAGCTTCAGAGCCTTCATAAGTCCGCAGATGTAATCAGGAAGGGCATAGAGAATTTAATGTCAATACCGTAA
- the mtnA gene encoding S-methyl-5-thioribose-1-phosphate isomerase yields MFSTIQWSNGKVKIIDQTKLPVKLSYIYCRDVRSIWTAIKKMQIRGAPAIGITAAFGVVLGIWPSRARSYRQIKKELDKIIKYLAGSRPTAVNLFWALERMNRAAERYCKEDVRSLKKGLLKEALEILEEDKQTCRQMGRNGAGLLKNGDRILTHCNAGMLATADYGTALAAVYMAKKQGKKISVYVDESRPLFQGARLTSWELVKNGISATLICDNTAGWVMKKGLVDKILVGADRIAANGDSANKIGTYSLAVLARAQRIPFYVIAPVSTFDFALENGREIPIEERSPEEITRPFGYRIAPKGLKAYNPAFDVTPARYISAIVTERGIVRAPYKKSLREIKNRSSNSQGKLQIQNPNTTNTTK; encoded by the coding sequence ATGTTTTCTACTATCCAATGGTCAAACGGGAAAGTCAAGATTATAGACCAGACCAAGCTTCCCGTAAAGCTTAGTTATATATATTGCCGGGATGTAAGGTCAATTTGGACCGCGATAAAAAAGATGCAGATCCGCGGTGCTCCGGCTATCGGTATAACCGCTGCCTTTGGAGTAGTTCTGGGGATCTGGCCCTCAAGAGCGAGGAGTTATCGGCAAATCAAAAAGGAACTGGATAAGATTATTAAATATCTGGCCGGTTCCAGGCCTACGGCTGTTAATCTATTCTGGGCGCTGGAAAGGATGAACCGGGCTGCTGAGAGGTATTGTAAAGAGGATGTCAGGTCCTTAAAGAAAGGCCTGCTTAAAGAAGCCCTGGAAATTTTAGAAGAAGATAAACAGACATGCCGGCAGATGGGAAGAAACGGGGCAGGGCTTTTAAAAAATGGGGATAGGATTTTGACCCATTGTAATGCCGGAATGCTCGCTACAGCGGACTATGGAACCGCCCTGGCCGCAGTATATATGGCTAAGAAACAAGGCAAGAAAATATCGGTTTATGTGGATGAGTCAAGGCCGCTTTTTCAGGGCGCAAGGCTTACCAGCTGGGAACTGGTCAAAAACGGGATTTCTGCTACCCTGATCTGTGATAACACGGCTGGTTGGGTTATGAAAAAGGGTTTGGTGGATAAAATCCTGGTAGGAGCCGACAGGATAGCTGCCAACGGAGACAGCGCTAACAAAATAGGTACGTATTCCTTAGCTGTTTTGGCCAGGGCACAGCGCATACCGTTTTATGTAATAGCTCCGGTGTCTACTTTTGATTTTGCGCTCGAAAACGGCAGGGAAATTCCAATTGAGGAAAGAAGCCCTGAGGAGATAACCAGGCCTTTTGGCTATAGAATAGCACCTAAAGGTCTGAAGGCCTATAATCCGGCCTTTGATGTTACGCCTGCTCGTTATATTAGCGCGATAGTTACTGAAAGAGGAATTGTCCGAGCACCATACAAAAAGAGTTTAAGGGAGATAAAAAACAGAAGTTCAAATAGCCAAGGTAAATTACAAATTCAAAATCCAAATACTACCAATACTACCAAATAA